In a genomic window of Rhododendron vialii isolate Sample 1 chromosome 12a, ASM3025357v1:
- the LOC131311102 gene encoding uncharacterized protein LOC131311102, with translation MADTRMAFVSEEEKQLAGPELINSSQTKSNRRLESSRPDGDKKKKSKLDGDKKKKSKLDGDKKKSKLDADKLKPEIDYDSFDYDNFPVKQWMQMFRKFTSLEMMDYQRRLLKSGGFDVGDIPNNIHPRDARITPVRLDDSAGDEQLKELESYSKLALDQYNHNSKTKYLFVKFLKANYSPHAYEYKEYYYITFQAKEVACSEHSLPKNFQALVAAGEDEATVDFCRPEP, from the exons ATGGCTGATACGAGAATGGCGTTCGTGAGTGAGGAGGAGAAACAGTTAGCGGGACCGGAACTCATCAACTCCTCCCAGACAAAATCCAACAGGAGACTTGAGTCGTCTCGTCCTGATGGcgataagaagaagaaatccaAATTGGATGGtgataagaagaaaaaatccaaattgGATGGTGATAAGAAGAAATCCAAATTGGATGCTGATAAGTTGAAACCAGAAATAGATTATGATAGTTTTGATTATGATAATTTTCCAGTAAAGCAGTGGATGCAAATGTTTCGCAAGTTTACATCCCTAGAGATGATGGATTACCAAAGGAGGCTCCTAAAGAGCGGg GGGTTTGATGTTGGGGATATTCCCAATAACATACATCCTCGGGATGCACGCATCACACCAGTTCGGTTGGATGATTCCGCTGGAGATGAGCAATTGAAGGAGCTCGAGAGTTATTCAAAGTTGGCTCTTGACCAGTACAACCATAACAGt AAAACGAAGTACCTTTTTGTGAAGTTCCTCAAGGCGAACTACAGCCCCCACGCTTATGAATATAAGGAGTATTACTATATTACCTTTCAGGCCAAGGAGGTTGCCTGTTCTGAGCATTCTCTCCCTAAGAACTTTCAAGCTCTCGTTGCTGCTGGTGAGGATGAGGCAACGGTTGATTTTTGCAGGCCTGAACCATGA